A stretch of DNA from Virgibacillus proomii:
GATGATGCAATTGAAGGAGTCATTGCTCATGAGGTTGCTCATATTGCCAATGGTGACATGGTAACTATGACTTTATTACAAGGTATCGTCAATACATTTGTTGTCTTCCTGGCTCGGATTGCAGCGTTTATTGTGTCACGATTTGTAAAAGAGGAACTTGCTCCTATTATTCATTTTATAGCGATTATTTTCTTCCAGCTCATCTTTTCCGTACTTGGCAGTCTGGTTGTTTTTGCTTACTCACGACACCGTGAGTTTCATGCAGATCGCGGCGGAGCTGACTTAGCTGGAAAGGATAAAATGAAACATGCTTTAGAATCACTAAAGCTTTATTCAAATCGCATGCGGGAAGAAGAAACTGCGATTGCCACCTTAAAAATAAATGGCACGAAAAAGACCTCCTTCTTCTCCACACATCCAAGCTTGGATGAGAGAATTAGCCGCTTAAAATAAAGTGAAACTTCTATCAGTAGAACTTTTCCTTTATCCCCTGCTACTGATAGAAGTAGAACAAAGGAATAAACCTTATAATAGAAAGACACTTTTTTCTGCGAGCAATATATCGCTCCCTCCATTTTCCTTATCGGTTAAAACACTAACTCTCTACATCCTGTTCTTAAGTTCTAAAGTGGAACAGGAGCAAAATGGTTTTATATAGAGACATTAGGTGACTGGGTCATTTTTACGGAACTTTTTGAACACAGCTATTCCATATTAAAATGTCCCCCAATCCCTAGACAAAAGTCCTGCCCGGGAGACCATTATTATATCTACCTGTGTGCTTGATCGGTCAAATAATCAGCTACATCTGTTAAATCTGAAAATTTTAAATCTGCCTTCTTACTTGTTTTCTCACGTTTCCCAATCAAAATGGTAGTTAACCCAGCATTTTTCCCCGCTGTTATATCCACATCACGATCCCCTATCATATAACTAGTTGCTAAATCAACGTTATATTGTCTTGCTAAATCGTTAATCATTTTTGCACTAGGCTTTCGGCAACTGCATCCAGCATCAGGCTTATGTGGACAATAAGCAATTGCATGAATTTCTGCACCGTATGCTGCAAGCTCTGCTATCATTTTTTCATGTACACGAGTCAATTCTGCTTCCGTCATATATCCTAGCCCGATACCGCCTTGATTAGTTACAACAAATACATAATAACCTAACTCGTTAAACCGCTTAATAGACGGCCCAACCCCATGTAATAGATAGAAATCATCAGGGTGATTGACAAACGTAACTCGTTTTGTCAGTACCTCGTTAATTACTCCATCTCGATCCAAATATACAGCTCGTTTTCCCATATTTATCACCTCTTTCTTTAAAAAGCGCTTGTTTTATACAGCAACGGGTATTACACTAACAAACGAATGGATATTTTTCCGTACCGATTTACCGACAGAAAAGATAGTAAATCCCGTACCATCCCTTATTCAGAAGATAGCTCCTTTACAATCGATGTGCTTATTCAAACTTTAAAGTACGGAAAATGAAATCGAACTAACTTGAGCAAGCCCACGTTTAGTCTAGGTAATTAGAGGCTCACTTATTTTAGAAAGCTTGCTGTCAATTGTATTTATTCGACATCATCGAATCTCTAACACCTTAAAACTTATTCAGCATAGATCATAAGCTAGACGATGCAATTTCAAATAAGATAGCCATCATGGAAAAACGGATATCATCTCCTAGACATTAGAAAAACTTGGCTTGTCGCTAAGTCTTTATGGCGAAAGCTAGCGTTTTTCTTATACGATAAAGTGAAACTTCATTCCGTGGAATGCTTTTTACACGGAATGTTAGTTGAACCAATCGGGCATTTAGGTGCCGTTTTCTCCCGCTTTGACCCTTTGCATCAACTAAAGGCTCTTGAAAAAGCCTAAAAGTTTATACTTTCCTATAGTATAAAAAAGCTTCATTTCTTTTTAAGAAATGAAGCCCCTATTACTATTATTTCATACCCCTTTGTTTCCATACATCGATTTACGATAACGTAAGACGTTATCTATTTTGTTCTCCATTAATGTTGATTCAAACGATTATTACTATA
This window harbors:
- the htpX gene encoding protease HtpX; the encoded protein is MGKRILYFLLTNILVLLTISIIFTLIPGTWKYIGEDGQLQLGTLLIFSAIIGFTGSFISLSMSRWMAKRIMGVQIIEPNGRLTEQEKEVVEKVHRLARAAGLMHMPEVGIYQAKEVNAFATGPSKKRSLVAVSSGLLNEMDDDAIEGVIAHEVAHIANGDMVTMTLLQGIVNTFVVFLARIAAFIVSRFVKEELAPIIHFIAIIFFQLIFSVLGSLVVFAYSRHREFHADRGGADLAGKDKMKHALESLKLYSNRMREEETAIATLKINGTKKTSFFSTHPSLDERISRLK
- a CDS encoding D-glycero-alpha-D-manno-heptose-1,7-bisphosphate 7-phosphatase; translated protein: MGKRAVYLDRDGVINEVLTKRVTFVNHPDDFYLLHGVGPSIKRFNELGYYVFVVTNQGGIGLGYMTEAELTRVHEKMIAELAAYGAEIHAIAYCPHKPDAGCSCRKPSAKMINDLARQYNVDLATSYMIGDRDVDITAGKNAGLTTILIGKREKTSKKADLKFSDLTDVADYLTDQAHR